A stretch of Leptospira hartskeerlii DNA encodes these proteins:
- a CDS encoding lipocalin-like domain-containing protein: MPFQFLTNRVARPKRTSGTLVFILFSSMFLLSSGNQFAAPKTNGFKFPQDHFFHKGYRVEWCYFIGILDTEEGKELGYELSFFRAYLGPKVALYPVHFAISDLEDEKHKFSQTIERELGGVAGQDKTNLWSGDYRMEVTGPADFRISAFPRTDSGFGLELELSTKSKNILIHGKNGKSFKSRKNPKFFSYYYSIPRLETKGSLYLEGKEYHVKSGTSWMDHEWSSPEGTEAAFDLSSKDISWDWICIQMEDGSDIMAFNFKNRSGDVETFGTYRSPDGKVITLENENDLKFVPEDKTWKSDQTGNSYKLRWKLISERFNLNISPKFEEQEFDARSSTGLIYWEGAVKVGGEVEGKSVKGKGYLELKPFR, from the coding sequence ATGCCCTTCCAATTTTTAACAAATAGAGTCGCAAGACCCAAAAGAACTTCCGGGACCTTAGTTTTCATTCTTTTCTCATCTATGTTCTTGCTCTCGAGCGGGAACCAATTCGCTGCTCCTAAAACCAACGGTTTTAAATTTCCCCAAGACCATTTTTTTCATAAGGGATATAGAGTAGAATGGTGTTATTTCATAGGTATCTTGGATACGGAAGAAGGTAAAGAATTAGGATATGAATTGAGCTTCTTCCGAGCTTACCTTGGACCTAAAGTTGCATTGTATCCTGTTCATTTCGCAATCTCGGATCTTGAAGACGAAAAACATAAGTTCTCCCAAACCATCGAAAGAGAATTAGGTGGAGTCGCAGGCCAAGACAAGACCAACTTATGGAGTGGGGATTATCGTATGGAAGTTACAGGCCCCGCAGATTTTAGGATCTCCGCTTTTCCAAGAACAGATTCAGGTTTTGGTCTAGAATTGGAACTAAGCACTAAATCCAAAAATATTCTTATCCACGGAAAAAACGGAAAATCATTTAAGAGCAGAAAGAACCCTAAATTTTTCTCCTATTATTACAGCATTCCTCGTTTAGAAACCAAGGGTTCTCTTTATCTGGAAGGAAAAGAATATCATGTCAAATCGGGCACAAGTTGGATGGACCATGAATGGAGTAGCCCAGAAGGAACCGAGGCTGCGTTCGATCTTTCCTCCAAGGACATTTCCTGGGATTGGATCTGTATCCAAATGGAAGATGGTTCCGATATCATGGCTTTCAATTTTAAGAACAGATCAGGAGATGTCGAAACTTTCGGGACTTATCGTTCTCCGGACGGAAAAGTAATAACTTTAGAAAATGAAAACGATCTGAAATTTGTTCCGGAAGATAAGACCTGGAAAAGCGATCAAACTGGGAATTCCTACAAATTACGATGGAAATTAATTTCCGAAAGATTTAACTTGAATATCTCGCCCAAATTTGAGGAGCAGGAGTTCGACGCAAGATCCAGCACTGGACTAATTTATTGGGAAGGCGCAGTCAAAGTCGGCGGAGAAGTAGAAGGAAAATCCGTAAAAGGAAAAGGTTACCTAGAACTAAAACCTTTCCGTTAA
- a CDS encoding lysophospholipid acyltransferase family protein, producing MANPKPRSERQKVKKFLQYIFARILVGTLSIFPYVLRGKILFYIIRFLAKTTGATKKRIERHIRTAFPQKSESEIQEYILHNLRNLSHMANEFCEEPRMSRKFIDKWVTFLPDKETHTRLFEKGGILVLGHLGNWETMGVSICYTAPKNDLYVFAKRQSNPWSNAWIERNRASQRIKLVYTDESPRKALTLLKQGKLVAFISDQDAGKTGSFFPFLGNMASTFLGPATFSRMTDVPILFCSSWYDKTGKLYFHVEEFERPDLDPRKDPELWEREFTYKWVKRLEEEVYKHPADYFWLHRRWHTKPENKEELDKFWKEFQSSSKSSKV from the coding sequence ATGGCGAATCCTAAACCAAGAAGCGAGAGACAAAAAGTCAAAAAATTCCTGCAGTACATATTCGCGAGAATACTGGTAGGTACTCTTTCTATCTTCCCTTATGTTCTTAGGGGAAAGATCCTATTCTATATCATTCGGTTCCTGGCCAAAACGACAGGCGCCACAAAAAAGAGGATCGAAAGACATATACGAACCGCTTTCCCTCAAAAGTCGGAATCAGAGATACAAGAATACATTCTTCATAACCTCAGAAATCTTTCTCATATGGCCAATGAGTTCTGTGAGGAACCTAGAATGAGCAGAAAGTTCATAGATAAATGGGTGACCTTCTTGCCGGATAAAGAAACTCATACTCGCCTATTTGAGAAAGGGGGGATCTTAGTTTTGGGTCATTTGGGAAACTGGGAAACAATGGGAGTCTCTATCTGTTACACCGCTCCTAAAAATGACCTGTATGTATTTGCGAAAAGACAATCTAATCCTTGGTCCAACGCATGGATTGAAAGGAATAGAGCCTCTCAAAGAATTAAATTAGTCTACACGGATGAAAGTCCTAGAAAAGCGCTAACCTTGTTAAAGCAGGGAAAGTTAGTCGCTTTTATCTCGGATCAGGACGCAGGCAAGACCGGGTCCTTCTTTCCTTTTTTAGGAAATATGGCTTCGACTTTCTTAGGCCCCGCAACATTCTCCAGAATGACGGATGTACCGATCTTATTTTGCAGCAGTTGGTACGATAAGACTGGAAAATTATATTTTCATGTAGAAGAATTCGAAAGACCTGATCTGGATCCTAGAAAGGACCCGGAACTATGGGAGAGAGAATTTACTTATAAATGGGTAAAACGTTTAGAGGAGGAAGTGTACAAACATCCTGCAGATTATTTCTGGCTTCATAGACGTTGGCATACTAAACCTGAAAACAAAGAAGAATTGGATAAGTTCTGGAAAGAATTTCAATCTTCTTCTAAAAGTTCTAAGGTTTGA
- a CDS encoding phosphoethanolamine transferase, which produces MGTINKKNILELFSRYSVWVLPAVILISDIIARDEILPTFKPLQWAFYLLSFIYSIILYSAAIILLRTLYQQKSKVAYYIVFSLILSFYVGTLLGSYGYYAYTGIMPNFFVFSFIFHEPLNSWTIVEGGFTKSSLIFGLLAFIILGVSLWFTTIKEPLKYRFQTTVRVGVVIVFLAISGFLHNNTRFNDQVYVSDTNTIAFVWRNLYNHLTGDSLGSAGLQSRNKPRLPQLGSNPGVNVLFVVTESLRKGSLGVYGYERNTTPFMSKFAQTADRSQYFLFKKAYSNSSSTLLSFPSILTGVSPSQPVPMTHTYPLFWEYGKSAGLSTFYITSHNLQWNNFEGFFKNSGIDFLWDKEKSGLKVFNDIGIDDRETVKEFKRYLSGFKSSGKRFAGVLHFNTNHFPYIVPEESKFFAVDSVPDQYDNSVRHMDSLLEEVYAYLKKEGFLENTVVIFTSDHGESLFEHDYLGHIDSNYVETVAIPMLVYIPNSLKESVNLQAIRRNTDKPVANTDLIPTFIDILNLENNPAIKRYSANLEGKSLLKDIYGDRRIIITNNNEISLYKVGISYIKGNYHYIMNLNSNPSKERLFDLSKDPKELKDLWAEANEENKIHFREVVKDCGVCVELFTSQGLPYEASQADLETARNSLKTAAF; this is translated from the coding sequence ATGGGAACTATAAATAAAAAAAATATACTAGAGCTATTCTCCCGTTACTCCGTCTGGGTTCTGCCCGCAGTAATACTAATTTCGGACATCATTGCCAGGGACGAAATATTACCTACATTCAAACCCTTGCAGTGGGCGTTCTATCTTCTCTCATTCATCTATTCAATAATTCTATATTCTGCTGCGATCATTCTTCTTAGAACATTATACCAACAGAAATCTAAGGTGGCATACTATATAGTATTCTCTCTGATCTTATCTTTTTATGTCGGAACACTATTGGGCTCGTACGGGTACTATGCATATACCGGGATCATGCCTAACTTCTTCGTGTTCTCTTTTATATTCCATGAGCCATTGAACAGTTGGACAATCGTAGAAGGTGGGTTTACTAAATCATCTTTGATTTTTGGCCTTCTCGCCTTTATTATATTAGGTGTTTCTTTATGGTTCACTACAATTAAAGAGCCTTTAAAATACAGATTCCAAACGACTGTACGAGTCGGAGTAGTGATCGTATTCTTAGCGATCAGTGGATTCTTACACAACAATACTAGATTTAACGACCAAGTATACGTTTCTGATACAAATACGATCGCATTTGTTTGGAGAAACCTATACAATCACCTAACAGGGGATAGTTTAGGATCTGCAGGATTACAATCCAGGAACAAACCTAGGCTTCCTCAACTTGGTTCCAATCCCGGGGTCAATGTTCTATTCGTAGTAACGGAAAGTTTGCGAAAGGGAAGTTTAGGAGTTTACGGTTACGAAAGAAACACAACTCCTTTCATGTCTAAATTTGCTCAAACAGCGGATCGAAGCCAATACTTCTTATTCAAAAAAGCGTATTCAAATTCCAGTTCTACACTTTTGTCTTTTCCGAGTATATTAACCGGTGTTTCTCCTTCTCAGCCTGTTCCAATGACACATACTTATCCTTTGTTCTGGGAGTATGGAAAATCGGCAGGACTTTCTACATTCTATATCACTAGCCATAACTTGCAGTGGAATAACTTCGAAGGATTTTTCAAAAACTCAGGGATCGATTTCCTTTGGGATAAAGAAAAAAGCGGCTTAAAAGTATTCAATGATATCGGGATCGATGATAGAGAAACCGTGAAAGAATTCAAAAGATATCTTTCCGGATTTAAAAGCTCAGGCAAAAGGTTCGCGGGAGTTTTGCACTTCAACACGAATCATTTCCCATACATAGTGCCTGAAGAATCCAAGTTCTTCGCAGTAGATTCCGTCCCGGACCAATATGATAACTCTGTTCGCCATATGGACAGTCTTTTGGAAGAAGTGTATGCCTATCTCAAAAAAGAGGGTTTCTTAGAGAATACCGTAGTGATCTTCACTTCAGATCATGGAGAATCTCTTTTCGAACACGATTACCTAGGACATATAGATAGCAACTACGTGGAAACTGTTGCCATTCCTATGTTGGTATATATCCCGAATTCTTTAAAGGAATCGGTAAATTTACAAGCTATCCGTAGAAACACGGACAAACCTGTGGCAAATACTGATCTGATCCCAACATTCATAGATATTTTAAATCTAGAAAACAATCCTGCGATCAAAAGGTATTCAGCAAATCTGGAAGGTAAATCTTTACTCAAAGATATTTACGGAGATCGTAGGATCATCATTACCAATAATAACGAGATTTCTTTGTACAAAGTCGGGATCAGTTATATAAAGGGAAATTATCATTATATAATGAATCTGAACTCTAATCCTTCCAAAGAACGTCTGTTCGATCTTTCTAAAGATCCGAAAGAATTAAAAGATCTTTGGGCAGAAGCAAACGAAGAGAATAAGATCCATTTTAGAGAAGTAGTAAAAGACTGCGGAGTCTGTGTGGAATTATTCACATCCCAAGGTTTGCCTTACGAAGCATCGCAAGCAGATCTGGAAACAGCGAGAAATTCTTTAAAAACCGCAGCGTTCTGA
- a CDS encoding phosphoadenylyl-sulfate reductase produces MNPSDLEAKLKGLSLEDSLAKISQEFPGQAVFSTSFGLEDQVITHAIYSQNLDIRIFTLDTGRLFTETYELHKRTNGMYGKRIQTFFPDAQAVEDLINEKGPDSFYDSIENRKECCHIRKVVPLNRALEGAKIWITGIRNDQSGSRENLTKVELDTGRDILKFHPILDWSWENVQQYVQDKHIPYNPLHDKGYPSIGCAPCTRAVMAGEDFRAGRWWWENESTKECGLHWVDGKLVRKKGSEV; encoded by the coding sequence ATGAATCCATCCGATCTGGAAGCAAAATTAAAAGGTCTGAGCTTAGAAGATTCTTTGGCGAAAATTTCCCAGGAATTTCCAGGACAAGCGGTGTTCTCGACTAGCTTCGGTCTGGAAGATCAAGTAATCACTCACGCAATTTATTCCCAGAATTTGGACATTCGTATCTTCACACTGGATACTGGCAGATTGTTCACTGAAACTTATGAACTTCATAAACGTACTAACGGAATGTACGGCAAAAGGATCCAAACATTCTTCCCGGATGCACAAGCGGTAGAAGATCTGATCAATGAGAAGGGGCCCGATTCCTTCTACGATTCTATAGAAAATAGAAAAGAATGTTGTCATATTCGCAAAGTTGTCCCTTTGAACAGAGCTTTAGAGGGAGCAAAAATTTGGATCACCGGAATTCGTAACGATCAATCCGGTTCCAGAGAAAATTTAACCAAAGTGGAGTTGGATACGGGAAGGGATATTTTGAAATTCCATCCTATTTTGGATTGGTCTTGGGAGAATGTGCAACAATACGTCCAAGACAAACATATTCCGTACAATCCTCTCCATGATAAAGGTTATCCTAGTATCGGATGCGCTCCTTGTACAAGAGCTGTTATGGCAGGCGAAGATTTCAGAGCCGGCCGTTGGTGGTGGGAGAATGAATCCACGAAAGAATGCGGATTGCATTGGGTGGATGGAAAACTGGTAAGAAAAAAAGGATCAGAAGTATGA
- the cysD gene encoding sulfate adenylyltransferase subunit CysD, giving the protein MTTRTRLSHLQQLEAESIYILREVAAQFERPALLFSGGKDSITLVHLALKAFRPGKFPFPLVHIDTGHNFPEALQFRDDLANRIGEKLIVRYVQDSIDQGKAVEEKGKFPSRNAIQTVTLLDTIEEFKFDACIGGARRDEEKARAKERVFSVRDEFGSWDPKLQRPELWNIYNGKIHVGENVRVFPISNWTELDVWEYIKSENIPLPSLYFSHRRQIVWRENVVFPVSEFVTLDSSDKVEEKTVRFRTVGDMTCTAAVESEANSLDDIIREIQTSRTTERGSRLDDKRSEAAMEERKRGGYF; this is encoded by the coding sequence ATGACGACTAGAACTCGATTGTCGCATCTCCAACAACTAGAGGCGGAATCCATTTATATACTTAGGGAAGTCGCCGCTCAATTCGAGAGACCTGCGCTTTTATTTTCAGGGGGGAAGGACTCGATCACTTTGGTCCATCTCGCGCTGAAAGCATTCCGTCCCGGAAAATTCCCATTTCCTTTAGTACATATTGATACAGGCCATAACTTTCCGGAAGCATTACAATTTCGTGATGATCTTGCGAACCGTATCGGAGAAAAACTGATCGTTAGATACGTTCAGGATTCCATAGACCAAGGAAAGGCTGTGGAAGAAAAAGGGAAATTCCCAAGCAGGAACGCGATCCAAACGGTAACATTATTAGATACGATCGAAGAATTCAAATTCGACGCATGTATAGGCGGAGCGAGAAGGGACGAAGAAAAAGCACGCGCTAAAGAAAGAGTATTCTCCGTTCGTGATGAATTCGGAAGCTGGGATCCTAAACTACAAAGACCAGAACTTTGGAATATTTATAACGGAAAGATCCATGTAGGAGAGAACGTAAGAGTTTTCCCGATTAGTAACTGGACCGAACTGGATGTTTGGGAATATATTAAATCAGAAAATATCCCGCTTCCTTCATTATATTTTTCTCATAGAAGACAAATTGTCTGGAGAGAGAATGTAGTATTCCCTGTTTCAGAATTCGTAACCTTAGATTCTTCCGACAAGGTAGAAGAGAAAACTGTCCGCTTCAGGACTGTTGGTGACATGACCTGTACTGCAGCGGTTGAATCGGAAGCGAATTCTTTAGATGATATTATTCGTGAGATCCAAACTTCGAGAACTACGGAAAGAGGATCAAGATTGGACGATAAACGTTCCGAAGCTGCGATGGAAGAACGTAAAAGAGGCGGTTACTTCTGA